One window from the genome of Oryza glaberrima chromosome 3, OglaRS2, whole genome shotgun sequence encodes:
- the LOC127768954 gene encoding protein NRT1/ PTR FAMILY 8.3-like, translating to MGSSLEAEQQSLIVRTTEPEDVDDYTGDGSVGFSGQPILKHETGNWRACSLILGTEVCERLAYYGISKSLVTYLSTRLHEGNVSAARNFTTWQGTCYLTPLIGATLADSYWGKYKIIAVFSTIYFLGMAALTFSALVPSLQPSQCFGSFCPQPTVPQYLIYFVGLYMIALGSGGIKPCVSSFGADQFDDTDPVERTKKGAFFNWFYFAINIGSLISGTVLIWVQQNCGYGIGFGIPTIFIALAIGSFFIGSQRYRYQIPGGSPLIRVCQVVIAAIHKRNVDLPVDSSVLYELHGKTSAIEGSRKLEHSSEFSFLDKAAVILSNERGGSHDPWRLCTITQVEELKILMRMFPIWATGIVFFTVCAQNSSMFIEQGMALNNQIESFKIPPATLSSLDVISIVVWVPIYETFVVPIASRLTGKERGFSELQRMGIGLFVATTAVATAALVEIKRLEIARSEDLIHSKVPVPMSILWQAPQYLLVGIGEVFTAIGQAEFFYNQSPDSMRSLCSAFALVTVSLGSYLSSFILTLVSYFTTRDDNPGWIPDNLNEGHLDRFFWLIAGLSFLNLLLFVYYAQQYKCKKAAAI from the exons ATGGGGTCGTCGCTGGAGGCGGAGCAGCAGAGCTTGATAGTGCGGACGACAGAGCCGGAG GATGTTGATGACTACACAGGCGATGGATCTGTAGGCTTCAGTGGTCAACCTATTTTGAAGCATGAAACGGGCAATTGGAGGGCATGCTCACTAATTCTTG GAACTGAAGTTTGCGAACGCTTGGCCTACTATGGCATCTCAAAAAGTTTGGTCACTTACCTATCGACAAGATTGCATGAAGGAAATGTCTCTGCAGCAAGGAACTTTACAACTTGGCAAGGAACTTGTTATCTCACGCCACTTATTGGAGCAACCTTAGCAGACTCATACTGGGGAAAGTACAAGATTATTGCTGTTTTCTCAACAATTTACTTTCTG GGGATGGCAGCATTGACATTTTCAGCATTGGTTCCTTCTCTTCAACCTTCTCAATGTTTTGGGTCCTTTTGTCCACAACCAACCGTGCCTCAGTATCTGATATACTTTGTTGGACTATACATGATTGCTTTAGGGTCTGGAGGTATTAAGCCATGTGTTTCATCCTTTGGTGCTGATCAATTTGATGACACTGATCCAGTTGAGAGAACAAAGAAGGGTGCTTTCTTCAATTGGTTTTATTTTGCTATAAACATCGGTTCTTTGATATCCGGCACAGTTCTTATTTGGGTACAGCAAAACTGTGGATATGGAATTGGATTTGGAATTCCTACTATCTTCATTGCCTTAGCTATTGGAAGTTTTTTTATAGGTTCTCAGAGATATAGATATCAGATACCTGGAGGAAGCCCCCTTATAAGAGTATGCCAGGTGGTTATTGCAGCCATCCACAAGAGAAATGTTGATTTGCCGGTTGATAGTTCTGTTCTTTATGAGCTTCATGGTAAGACTTCTGCAATTGAGGGGAGTCGTAAGCTGGAACATAGTAGTGAATTCAG TTTCCTTGACAAAGCTGCCGTCATTTTGTCGAATGAACGTGGTGGTTCTCATGATCCTTGGAGACTTTGCACTATCACACAGGTTGAAGAGCTTAAAATATTAATGAGGATGTTTCCAATCTGGGCAACTGGCATTGTGTTCTTCACTGTATGTGCTCAAAATTCATCAATGTTTATAGAACAAGGGATGGCCCTCAACAATCAAATtgaatcctttaaaattccgcCAGCCACTCTGTCATCCTTGGATGTTATCAGCATTGTTGTTTGGGTCCCAATCTACGAAACTTTCGTTGTGCCGATAGCAAGTAGACTGACTGGTAAAGAGAGAGGCTTCTCGGAGCTTCAACGAATGGGAATTGGTCTGTTTGTGGCTACTACTGCAGTGGCAACTGCAGCATTGGTTGAGATTAAGCGTCTGGAGATTGCAAGGTCAGAAGATCTGATCCATAGTAAGGTACCTGTTCCCATGAGCATTCTTTGGCAAGCGCCTCAATACTTGTTGGTTGGTATTGGTGAGGTGTTCACAGCCATTGGCCAAGCCGAGTTCTTCTACAACCAGTCTCCAGATTCCATGAGAAGCTTGTGCTCCGCTTTCGCTCTTGTTACGGTGTCGCTTGGAAGCTATCTTAGTTCATTCATACTGACCCTGGTTTCATATTTTACAACTCGAGATGATAATCCGGGTTGGATCCCTGATAACTTGAATGAAGGCCATCTTGACCGCTTTTTTTGGCTCATAGCTGGCCTTAGTTTTCTGAATCTTCTTCTTTTCGTCTACTATGCACAGCAATACAAGTGCAAGAAAGCAGCTGCAATTTAA
- the LOC127767327 gene encoding protein NRT1/ PTR FAMILY 8.3-like isoform X1, with the protein MDSSYQHDKPLLDEENSSQVNTLEYTGDGSVCIRGHPALRKHTGNWKGSSLAIVFSFCSYLAFTSIVKNLVSYLTKVLHETNVAAARDVATWSGTSYLAPLVGAFLADSYLGKYCTILIFCTIFIIGLMMLLLSAAVPLISTGPHSWIIWTDPVSSQNIIFFVGLYMVALGYGAQCPCISSFGADQFDDTDENERTKKSSFFNWTYFVANAGSLISGTVIVWVQDHKGWIWGFTISALFVYLGFGTFIFGSSMYRFQKPGGSPLARICQVVVAAIHKRDKDLPCDSSVLYEFLGQSSAIEGSRKLEHTTGLKFFDRAAMVTPSDFESDGLLNTWKICTVTQVEELKILIRMFPVWATMILFAAVLDNMFSTFIEQGMVMEKHIGSFEIPAASFQSIDVIAVLILVPVYERVLVPVFRKFTGRANGITPLQRMGIGLFFSMLSMVSAALVESNRLRIAQDEGLVHRKVAVPMSILWQGPQYFLIGVGEVFSNIGLTEFFYQESPDAMRSLCLAFSLANVSAGSYLSSFIVSLVPVFTAREGSPGWIPDNLNEGHLDRFFWMMAGLCFLNMLAFVFCAMRYKCKKAS; encoded by the exons ATGGACTCCTCATACCAGCATGACAAGCCTCTGCTGGATGAAGAGAACTCCTCGCAAGTg AATACCCTTGAATATACAGGTGATGGATCTGTTTGCATCCGTGGGCATCCTGCTTTAAGAAAACATACAGGGAACTGGAAGGGTTCCTCATTAGCCATCG TTTTTTCATTCTGCTCTTATCTGGCCTTTACTTCAATTGTAAAAAACCTAGTCAGTTATCTCACAAAAGTTCTACATGAAACAAACGTGGCCGCTGCAAGAGATGTTGCAACTTGGTCAGGAACAAGTTATCTTGCACCTCTGGTTGGAGCCTTCTTAGCTGATTCATATCTGGGGAAGTACTGTACAATTCTGATCTTCTGCACGATCTTCATTATT GGATTGATGATGTTGCTTCTGTCAGCAGCAGTTCCATTAATCTCTACTGGTCCTCACTCATGGATCATATGGACAGATCCAGTCTCTTCTCAGAACATCATATTCTTTGTCGGTTTGTACATGGTTGCTTTAGGGTATGGTGCACAGTGCCCCTGCATATCATCATTTGGTGCTGATCAATTTGATGACACTGATGAAAATGAGAGAACAAAAAAGAGTTCTTTTTTCAATTGGACCTATTTCGTAGCCAATGCGGGCTCATTGATCTCGGGGACTGTTATTGTGTGGGTGCAAGATCACAAAGGTTGGATCTGGGGTTTTACCATTTCTGCACTATTTGTGTATTTAGGTTTTGGTACTTTTATCTTTGGCTCCTCTATGTATAGATTTCAGAAACCTGGAGGAAGCCCTCTTGCGAGAATATGCCaggttgttgttgctgctattCACAAACGCGATAAAGATTTGCCATGTGATTCCTCAGTTCTTTATGAGTTTCTGGGGCAGAGTTCAGCAATCGAAGGCAGCCGAAAATTGGAGCATACAACTGGACTTAA GTTCTTTGATAGAGCTGCAATGGTGACACCATCTGATTTTGAATCTGATGGCCTACTAAACACATGGAAGATTTGCACAGTCACTCAAGTGGAGGAACTGAAGATTTTGATCAGGATGTTCCCCGTTTGGGCAACGATGATATTATTTGCCGCAGTTCTGGACAACATGTTTTCGACATTCATAGAACAGGGGATGGTGATGGAGAAACACATCGGCTCTTTCGAAATACCTGCGGCGTCCTTCCAATCCATTGATGTCATTGCTGTCCTTATACTAGTTCCAGTCTATGAAAGAGTCCTTGTTCCAGTGTTCAGAAAATTCACTGGCAGAGCAAATGGCATTACTCCACTGCAGCGAATGGGGATCGGCCTGTTCTTTTCCATGCTCTCCATGGTATCAGCAGCATTGGTGGAGAGTAATCGGTTGCGGATTGCGCAGGATGAAGGTTTGGTGCACAGGAAGGTGGCTGTTCCAATGAGCATCCTGTGGCAGGGACCCCAGTACTTCCTGATAGGCGTGGGAGAGGTGTTCTCAAACATTGGGTTAACTGAATTTTTCTACCAGGAATCACCGGACGCCATGAGAAGCTTATGTCTCGCATTCTCACTTGCTAACGTTTCGGCAGGAAGTTACCTCAGCTCGTTTATCGTTTCTCTTGTGCCAGTGTTCACAGCCAGAGAAGGCAGTCCTGGATGGATACCTGATAACTTGAACGAAGGGCATTTGGATCGGTTCTTCTGGATGATGGCTGGCTTGTGTTTCTTGAATATGCTGGCCTTTGTGTTCTGTGCCATGAGGTACAAATGTAAGAAGGCTTCCTGA
- the LOC127767327 gene encoding protein NRT1/ PTR FAMILY 8.4-like isoform X2, producing MDSSYQHDKPLLDEENSSQVNTLEYTGDGSVCIRGHPALRKHTGNWKGSSLAIVFSFCSYLAFTSIVKNLVSYLTKVLHETNVAAARDVATWSGTSYLAPLVGAFLADSYLGKYCTILIFCTIFIIGLMMLLLSAAVPLISTGPHSWIIWTDPVSSQNIIFFVGLYMVALGYGAQCPCISSFGADQFDDTDENERTKKSSFFNWTYFVANAGSLISGTVIVWVQDHKDFRNLEEALLREYARLLLLLFTNAIKICHVIPQFFMSFWGRVQQSKAAENWSIQLDLSSLIELQW from the exons ATGGACTCCTCATACCAGCATGACAAGCCTCTGCTGGATGAAGAGAACTCCTCGCAAGTg AATACCCTTGAATATACAGGTGATGGATCTGTTTGCATCCGTGGGCATCCTGCTTTAAGAAAACATACAGGGAACTGGAAGGGTTCCTCATTAGCCATCG TTTTTTCATTCTGCTCTTATCTGGCCTTTACTTCAATTGTAAAAAACCTAGTCAGTTATCTCACAAAAGTTCTACATGAAACAAACGTGGCCGCTGCAAGAGATGTTGCAACTTGGTCAGGAACAAGTTATCTTGCACCTCTGGTTGGAGCCTTCTTAGCTGATTCATATCTGGGGAAGTACTGTACAATTCTGATCTTCTGCACGATCTTCATTATT GGATTGATGATGTTGCTTCTGTCAGCAGCAGTTCCATTAATCTCTACTGGTCCTCACTCATGGATCATATGGACAGATCCAGTCTCTTCTCAGAACATCATATTCTTTGTCGGTTTGTACATGGTTGCTTTAGGGTATGGTGCACAGTGCCCCTGCATATCATCATTTGGTGCTGATCAATTTGATGACACTGATGAAAATGAGAGAACAAAAAAGAGTTCTTTTTTCAATTGGACCTATTTCGTAGCCAATGCGGGCTCATTGATCTCGGGGACTGTTATTGTGTGGGTGCAAGATCACAAAG ATTTCAGAAACCTGGAGGAAGCCCTCTTGCGAGAATATGCCaggttgttgttgctgctattCACAAACGCGATAAAGATTTGCCATGTGATTCCTCAGTTCTTTATGAGTTTCTGGGGCAGAGTTCAGCAATCGAAGGCAGCCGAAAATTGGAGCATACAACTGGACTTAA GTTCTTTGATAGAGCTGCAATGGTGA
- the LOC127765574 gene encoding glutamate decarboxylase 1-like: MVLSKAVSESDMSVHSTFASRYVRASLPRYRMPENSIPKEAAYQIINDELMLDGNPRLNLASFVTTWMEPECDKLIMAAINKNYVDMDEYPVTTELQNRCVNMIAHLFHAPLGEDETAVGVGTVGSSEAIMLAGLAFKRRWQNKRKAEGKPFDKPNIITGANVQVCWEKFARYFEVELKEVKLRDGYYVMDPEKAVDMVDENTICVAAILGSTLNGEFEDVKLLNDLLDKKNKETGWETPIHVDAASGGFIAPFLYPELEWDFRLPWVKSINVSGHKYGLVYAGIGWCIWRNKEDLPEELIFHINYLGADQPTFTLNFSKGSSQVIAQYYQLIRHGFEGYRNIMENCHENAMVLKEGLVKTGRFDIVSKDEGVPLVAFSLKDRSRHDEFEISDMLRRFGWIVPAYTMPPDAQHVTVLRVVIREEFSRTLAERLVLDIEKVMYQLDALPSRLMPPVPPAPLLVVAKKSELETQRSVTEAWKKFVLAKRTNGVC, translated from the exons ATGGTGCTCTCCAAGGCCGTCTCCGAGAGTGACATGTCCGTGCACTCCACCTTCGCCTCCCGCTACgtccgcgcctccctcccaag GTACCGGATGCCGGAGAACTCGATCCCGAAGGAGGCGGCGTACCAGATCATCAACGACGAGCTGATGCTGGACGGCAACCCGCGGCTGAACCTGGCGTCGTTCGTCACCACGTGGATGGAGCCCGAGTGCGACAAGCTCATCATGGCCGCCATCAACAAGAACTACGTCGACATGGACGAGTACCCCGTCACCACCGAGCTCCAG AACCGGTGCGTGAACATGATCGCGCACCTGTTCCACGCGCCGCTCGGGGAGGACGAGACGGCGGTGGGCGTGGGCACGGTGGGTTCGTCGGAGGCCATCATGCTGGCCGGGCTGGCCTTCAAGCGGCGGTGGCAGAACAAGCGCAAGGCCGAGGGGAAGCCGTTCGACAAGCCCAACATCATCACCGGCGCCAACGTGCAGGTGTGCTGGGAGAAGTTCGCCCGCTACTTCGAGGTGGAGCTCAAGGAGGTGAAGCTCCGCGACGGCTACTACGTCATGGACCCCGAGAAGGCCGTCGACATGGTCGACGAGAACACCATCTgcgtcgccgccatcctcgGCTCCACCCTCAACGGCGAGTTCGAGGACGTCAAGCTGCTCAACGACCTCCTCGACAAGAAGAACAAGGAGACTGG GTGGGAGACGCCGATCCACGTGgacgcggcgagcggcgggttCATCGCGCCGTTCCTGTACCCGGAGCTGGAGTGGGACTTCCGGCTGCCGTGGGTGAAGAGCATCAACGTGAGCGGTCACAAGTACGGGCTCGTCTACGCCGGCATCGGCTGGTGCATCTGGCGCAACAAGGAGGACCTGCCCGAGGAGCTCATCTTCCACATCAACTACCTCGGCGCCGACCAGCCAACCTTCACCCTCAACTTCTCCAAGGGCTCCAGCCAGGTCATCGCCCAGTACTACCAGCTCATCCGCCACGGCTTCGAG GGGTACAGGAACATCATGGAGAACTGCCACGAGAACGCGATGGTGCTGAAGGAAGGGCTGGTGAAGACGGGGAGGTTCGACATCGTGTCCAAGGACGAAGGGGTGCCGCTGGTGGCGTTCTCGCTCAAGGACCGGAGCCGGCACGACGAGTTCGAGATCTCCGACATGCTGCGCCGCTTCGGCTGGATCGTGCCGGCGTACACCATGCCGCCCGACGCCCAGCACGTCACGGTGCTCCGCGTGGTCATCCGGGAGGAGTTCAGCCGCACCCTCGCCGAGCGCCTCGTCCTCGACATCGAGAAGGTGATGTACCAGCTCGACGCGCTCCCCTCCAGGCTCATGCCCcccgtgccgccggcgccgctgctggtGGTCGCCAAGAAGTCGGAGCTCGAGACGCAGCGGTCGGTGACGGAGGCGTGGAAGAAGTTCGTGCTCGCCAAGAGGACCAACGGCGTCTGCTAG
- the LOC127768594 gene encoding transcription factor MYB1-like: protein MALEGAAGGGGVGGGGGPPGQEAGKKVGWSKEEDKLLRELVRKQGGKDWGVIATAFPGRTDKSCRLRWRQHLDPSVDVALPFSAGEDRKIVELHRVHGNRWATIAAFLPGRSDNAIKNRWNTHLRKRHAQDVQQRPSGGLALGLGGGGGAGQAAGGKLTPVCLQLFPPTQAPPIGENLPGPARSAVPELLKLFPLAPGDLKDNASAAAAMDVGNEAVRALPELRLSPAAVVFDAMPLQAIRM, encoded by the coding sequence ATGGCGTTGGAGggagccgcgggcggcggcggcgtcggcggcggtggcggaccaCCGGGGCAGGAGGCGGGGAAGAAGGTGGGGTGGAGCAAGGAGGAGGACAAGCTGCTGCGGGAGCTGGTGCGGAAGCAAGGCGGGAAGGACTGGGGCGTCATCGCCACCGCGTTCCCCGGCCGCACCGACAAGTCGTGCCGCCTCCGGTGGAGGCAGCACCTGGACCCCAGCGTCGACGTCGCGCTGCCCTTCTCCGCCGGCGAGGACAGGAAGATCGTGGAGCTGCACCGCGTCCACGGCAACCGCTGGGCCACCATCGCggccttcctccccggccgcagCGACAACGCCATCAAGAACCGCTGGAACACCCACCTCCGCAAGCGCCACGCCCAGGACGTGCAGCAGCGCCCGTCAGGTGGCctcgccctcggcctcggcggcggtggcggcgctgggcaGGCTGCGGGCGGGAAGCTGACGCCGGTGTGCCTCCAATTGTTCCCTCCGACGCAGGCACCGCCGATCGGGGAGAACTTACCGGGGCCGGCAAGAAGCGCTGTGCCGGAGCTCCTCAAGCTCTTCCCCCTGGCTCCCGGTGATCTCAAGGACAatgcgagcgcggcggcggcgatggatgtGGGTAACGAGGCCGTCCGCGCGCTCCCCGAGTTGAGGCTTtccccggcggcggtggtgttcGACGCAATGCCGCTGCAGGCTATCCGGATGTAG
- the LOC127765045 gene encoding uncharacterized protein LOC127765045, protein MPPPCPQLPQQPPPATLQIRPSGTDLRYTADVVTEHHATVPSFAPATSATMPASACRAPPPPRTHRCHHAMPGFAVAGRAAPPVLRQSKLPPSHGLRAPPSAAESASPAAAPPGAAHAVATEAGRSSFPVAGRLRRAGSVGELDPASPHAGEPAAAASTPPPTSPPTPTPPLQPLPHRRLLHPATDSSTPPPSSPRQPAGQAGVAVFAPQTMSALVLAPL, encoded by the exons ATGCCGCCGCCATGTCCTCAGCTGCCGCAGCAACCACCACCGGCCACCCTCCAGATCCGGCCGAGTGGCACGGATCTGAGGTACACCGCCGACGTCGTCACCGAGCACCATGCCACCGTCCCCTCCTTCGCTCCTGCCACCAGCGCCACCATGCCGGCCTCCGCCTgccgtgcaccgccgccaccacgcacGCACCGCTGCCACCATGCCATGCCGGGATTTGCCGTCGCTGGCCGAGCCGCCCCGCCAGTGCTACGTCAGTCGAagctgccgccgtcgcacgGGCTCCGCGCGCCTCCGTCGGCCGCGGAATcggcctcgcccgccgccgcaccaccgggCGCCGCCCACGCCGTTGCCACCGAAGCCggccgctcctccttccccgtcgccggacgcctccgccgcgcggggAGCGTAGGGGAGCTAGATCCGGCATcgccgcacgccggcgagcccgcTGCCGCGGCCTCTACCCCGCCGCCAACCTCGCCTCCTACGCCCACGCCGCCACTACAACCTctgccgcaccgccgcctccttcaccCCGCCACCGActcctccaccccgccgccttcttcacctCGCCAGCCGGCCGGGCAGGCCGGCGTCGCCGTCTTCGCGCCCCAGACCATGTCG GCACTTGTTTTGGCTCCGCTTTAA